The proteins below come from a single Drosophila kikkawai strain 14028-0561.14 chromosome 3R, DkikHiC1v2, whole genome shotgun sequence genomic window:
- the unc80 gene encoding protein unc-80 homolog isoform X5, with protein sequence MVTNAAATGAAAGAAATSTTTATNNNNLQTNNNSHAANNNNDDFDFDQDNGLQDLGLPVSVQTFLWRQIAPFIRPKLGKLHESTCLFCQHAPGHHESKEACKSFEKVLVQNIQFGLSPPLTKALGAIPRWRLLQGALPHVMHACAALLHNRVKDMQAIGPVETKLLYTMQWILLYAAEECADDEGGEDLGLGETAEPKSKSIDQYLFSVPTITLFVYLFAPIIHHLKESDFQNFRLENGIKLWQGMWDNRAPGAPCFTASVKPKARNLLCAPTPKGSTDVFPARKHSLSADAMSPKADSPQSGISDYGRQDEEGSWVSSPKEFAFPETIPEEASSVEDERVVIFRLPSAPQLMDNSFFTADASLLQQQQSQSRRGSRQSMNSRDKDKVPSTKFEFDQQELMRGASMKEKRSASIEKETDSDKSDSIKADVSAATFLDVAVLRCLFISHWQEEGIFWSLQYLYNRLSDIGEEAAITLNQPRKRSNSLPIPQIEISLYQGPGSNSRDSPGSSVVKDYIEIPEPSPTVTACVVEEPQSAPSTSERRGSEKKKRVKMADLRAFVETKMFSKSEKNLEKEYHRSLDTGEKKLSRSASMISREPASNLIKGKSMPSLSCLLDSGFYRYVEPPRAPRPSQATCPRSTAFYPRNPIITVTEHTPTPSPDYIKRQGSIDSQLDALSNGGSIAGGNGGGNGSTGMGSTTTRYRGQMLRSHTDSHIDYTGVDESEAPGSSFYITRDGGIDYEIILLAISNVFKRDPAQVCSLRVLEAGLNICELLIEMGVLKLGEHAHEISMSITRRALQVLGCPHGCNDGVRGPPADFLRNQCQKILSRMLRQAGQRTKRYMQEMVRTSPLPELIDYFHAFLAFCVDPSSLLSPLTHKRQSGYKNANTDLGGVPGQGGYSTNFSGGMSGGAEAQVVGAVFKPLVSRFVEASKDLKGPENIALYGDIRQLVTYVKGAHGGPFRLVALSGILAVTPRPHKKGPTSQTTRVIRHIPQANVPQSSQNDDNRSQRRLLLKKRSTSSACAVSLLETEACEEHYKTSQSPLSNFRRRTTGVRPTLTPRHSERALLSDSTSSSERNSLGRLSGLVRWFRGTPKEASSIDLEIGSLNPEISSTFMRHASLKIQRGRSSDGIGRSIQRAKRRVERRLNRFGGIVKGKKKVGGIEETADFSRRSSSDMCDGPRESEVVILKERKLVPTEPVRVGMLRLSFLLETCAPGSFPDPQLVAAVLDLPQAPLVARATFLLECAHFVHLCNKGQWPAWMKQNVGSYRTSGANININQMKHQVSQTSARRTHILQRAAGKMFHQWAEMVGARLEEILFTERLQYEAVNASLTDPEKQRELLQQDEEEDFLDETSVNPHGNDCPHSLKLIACVLLFEITAFLRDTYLMLPKTSKLIHRDKPAPWEKVYREANRRWSMALSSMGHSQTSAQSLQSIAAGNDVAGQSERKISFVLHEPDNESENSSNTTLTKEGGEEARRPTASAVRPFLLRRGTATTTGGSFKRRSLKLRRNTKDSKDIETDFNMQSRRKVSSLSDRSDTSEQGMISGGEESPGILSDDQQPESPTDSNENDDTAKNMPWLKAVIDMMSSYNYYCTHKGYCHPFCYKRHMRSCTRLVKATRKVYGEEFGFTFDADHPNVEPTVISSSKPHTSRSRSTRKVSEQSSTQTSPSKRKDSLSRKDRISDDPDLEMAEKLAKAFRQEKEKKLQEEPPILKFIRIHIRNLFHFPLATLLKGAVVLTEEMVIEAMPAAWELLLETNHDTATSSAAVFLMGSVKAQNFAFDIMQRALKHKDPDIRIGAIQRYLVLWKCRFHVWPRMEENAHDVTFKVPPGGIEFTLPSPKIGIESLPVVDPPWMPVQQTKDMDVTLNQDRHRSLVTATKSRKMQQTEAIRNALRQQRDKQRAERHSFLITMIPISQQASHEPGMEKLEDHEIEEDLDGTRMSSHLHHSHSLFPSVLCSSVMQIVGCLDDAAIGSDGNAVYEIAYQVIWVCLVEESALFLRYVFERLTRDRQDQMFKLLRHLIRFVPRLPQQAAFALYNSIIGYIMFYVRSSNELKQELVGSALSVLWMVVHSVHGIMFKDLKQILRKEQCDASILLTANVPAAKKIVVHGPADDDYNIPSQFPVQEDTLFCQLLKEALDYYPIDEKNTSHYCLVDYKSSKILNPNWYIRDLYFFKRSQYPEVRLMLMRPEESFLALQKQELTKKFVEIGKVHLTWAILKNVDMVVQRVVFLHEELMKLPSFPRKALEVDLDLHHGGEYGKVLLGLDVLHKFMWVRLIARMFEAMAGNFAYSADIQLFLNVLSGASILHAEDSCIMRYVMATFINAAFNFKNIFSTNGYFMIMPTLLQVYSLHQTNKLITTTIEYAVKQFYLLNRKPFILQMFGSVSAILDTDEDGTYGEAHKVQSSCLFNLLLSLEDPSPDPLNIAELVKEPKPLKAIDFCYHDEDDDVTVLDCITLCVMVVSYSAESTRGYQMLIILEAILPCYLQQIQSPSYIPLQGKSERDIILQLAVAIRTMVHNCEGLAKSYNGPYRNSPEHKGSSQRNCSRGPPCSPGLDFEEESHPKYLTDARTKNMMDSAEDSEMIRTEYRRPRDVLLSVVADFLTKSTARLAELAKKMPSDTKPTEVLDAKCHIRLADIAHSLLKVSPYDPESMACRGLQRYMQAVLPRAEWSNDTLRNALVTILRRIDKVFLKISKKPSIRRNTDWEAAAGLLKGIHETIIRHSYVLHWQQMKVLISTVQNLIVNEPGSGIPEGVSSAGAALMSQNPPAFFCSAVVRLVALQVVSPVDCFSLVHICGGSAEFATQEKAEGFLMHLIMPLCLKVCSGRGVSDVGELKMTDVTFLLTAVLNAMSPPAGRTGQAVSQINRVTGDLRAGSLTFTGSRDAKRPARISGSLYQAAFLALRIVCICFENRLSNEWPRIVRVMRDLGRRNEAAPDLWSFMEFVVTHRTPLYIVLLPFILHKISQPPIGDHERHMQFIIRERLRGTPPQGGIKSKGALLLELARELRDLRDELEEKRYVSTDRESSEQKKSDTPAATSAADAHKSQQRPSLISIFTGTTTGQATHSHVSAVPIDSRSGSGGICTPSDTLSQQTLHPPRESLSSSSTGRDPHTTTSESQSGEADAGSAPTLVGPTPSGSGHGSGSGCGTASAVPSHLSHSQSLQQAPFKAQPPKLRFVSSVEFRHSSGETSTTPLSPESPAEDSSGDHTRSRLQRSKAASRKTFRLKRSRLTPMEPPSIVTSHSQEEQPQPPQPKTLGEISWDSVSQTSSTSGYRDNNSLQTGLLSPDGSLGGLTLGRSPSQHSLLMVFEGQDEDTLI encoded by the exons ATGGTGACCAATGCCGCCGCAACGGGGgcagctgcaggagcagcagcaacaagcaccaccaccgccacaaacaacaacaacctgcAGACGAACAACAACAGTCATGcggcgaacaacaacaacgatgaCTTTGACTTTGACCAGGACAACGGACTGCAGGACCTGGGCTTGCCAGTGTCCGTGCAGACTTTCCTTTGGCGCCAAATAGCCCCCTTCATCCGGCCCAAGCTGGGCAAGCTGCACGAGTCTACCTGTCTG TTTTGTCAACATGCACCGGGACACCAT GAATCGAAGGAAGCCTGCAAG TCCTTCGAAAAAGTTTTGGTTCAAAACATCCAGTTTGGTCTCTCGCCGCCGCTTACCAAGGCTCTGGGTGCCATTCCCCGATGGCGCCTACTCCAAGGAGCCCTACCACATGTTATGCATGCCTGTGCTGCCCTGCTTCATAACCGCGTCAAGGATATGCAGGCCATTGGACCTGTGGAAACCAAGCTGCTCTACACCATGCAGTGGATCCTACTGTATGCCGCCGAGGAATGCGCCGATGATGAAGGCGGCGAGGATCTGGGACTGGGCGAAACGGCTGAGCCCAAATCCAAGTCCATAGATCAGTACTTGTTTTCGGTGCCAACGATTACG CTCTTTGTGTACCTCTTTGCACCCATCATACATCATCTAAAGGAGTCGGATTTTCAGAACTTTCGTCTGGAGAATGGCATTAAGCTCTGGCAGGGTATGTGGGACAACCGTGCACCGGGAGCGCCTTGCTTTACGGCTTCGGTAAAGCCCAAGGCCCGGAACCTGTTGTGTGCTCCCACTCCAAAGGGATCTACGGATGTGTTTCCCGCCCGTAAGCACTCCCTTAGCGCAGATGCCATGTCCCCCAAAGCGGACTCGCCGCAGAGCGGCATTTCTGATTACGGCAGGCAGGATGAGGAG GGTTCCTGGGTATCCTCACCCAAGGAGTTTGCCTTTCCCGAAACCATACCAGAGGAGGCTTCCAGCGTGGAGGATGAACGCGTTGTCATATTTAGACTGCCTTCGGCGCCACAACTAATGGATAACTCTTTCTTTACG GCCGATGCCAGTCTgctccagcaacagcagtcCCAGAGTCGTCGCGGCAGTCGCCAGTCTATGAACTCCCGCGACAAGGACAAGGTGCCTTCCACCAAGTTCGAGTTCGATCAGCAGGAGCTGATGCGCGGCGCCTCGATGAAGGAGAAGCGTAGTGCCTCCATCGAAAAAGAGACCGACTCGGACAAGTCAGACAGCATCAAGGCGGATGTATCTGCGGCCACCTTCCTCGATGTGGCGGTGCTTCGTTGCCTCTTCATCTCCCACTGGCAGGAGGAGGGAATCTTTTGGAGCCTACAGTACCTGTACAATCG TCTCAGCGACATTGGGGAAGAGGCAGCCATCACCTTGAACCAGCCTCGCAAGCGATCAAACTCCTTGCCCATACCCCAAATAGAGATATCACTCTACCAAGGACCCGGCAGCAATAGTCGCGACAGTCCAGGGAGCTCTGTGGTCAAGGACTACATCGAGATACCCGAGCCATCGCCCACGGTGACTGCCTGTGTTGTGG AGGAACCCCAAAGCGCACCGAGCACCAGTGAAAGGCGTGGCAGCGAGAAGAAGAAACGGGTCAAAATGGCGGATCTGCGGGCCTTCGTGGAGACCAAAATGTTCTCAAAGTCGGAGAAGAATTTGGAAAAA GAGTACCACCGCAGCCTGGACACTGGTGAAAAGAAGCTATCGCGTTCGGCTTCCATGATCAGCCGAGAGCCGGCCAGCAACTTGATCAAGGGAAAATCCATGCCCAGCCTCAG CTGTCTGCTTGATAGCGG ATTTTACAGATACGTAGAGCCACCCAGGGCGCCGAGGCCATCGCAGGCCACCTGTCCGCGCTCCACGGCGTTTTACCCGCGAAATCCCATCATTACCGTCACAGAGCACACGCCCACACCCTCGCCAGACTACATTAAGCGACAG GGATCCATTGACTCCCAGCTGGATGCCCTAAGTAATGGCGGAAGCATTGCCGGCGGCAATGGAGGAGGCAATGGCAGCACCGGCATGGGCAGCACGACCACCCGTTACCGTGGCCAAATGCTGCGCTCCCACACGGACTCCCATATCGATTATACAGGCGTGGACGAGTCCGAGGCGCCTGGCTCGTCCTTCTACATTACCCGCGATGGCGGCATTGACTACGAGATAATCCTGCTGGCCATCAGCAATGTGTTCAAGCGGGACCCGGCCCAAGTGTGTTCGCTTCGTGTCTTGGAGGCGGGACTAAACATATGCGAGCTCCTGATCGAAATGGGTGTCCTCAAGTTGGGTGAACATGCCCACGAGATATCCATGAGCATAACTAGGCGAGCTCTGCAGGTCCTGGGTTGTCCACACGGCTGCAATGACG GTGTTCGAGGTCCTCCCGCTGACTTCCTGCGCAACCAGTGCCAGAAGATCCTGTCCCGAATGCTGCGACAGGCCGGCCAGCGGACCAAGCGATACATGCAGGAGATGGTCCGAACGTCACCGCTGCCAGAGCTCATCGACTACTTTCACGCCTTCCTGGCCTTCTGCGTGGACCCCAGCTCGCTGCTGTCGCCCCTGA CTCATAAACGTCAGAGTGGATATAAAAATGCTAACACCGATCTTGGCGGCGTACCAGGTCAGGGCGGCTATTCGACCAATTTTAGCGGCGGCATGAGTGGCGGCGCCGAGGCTCAAGTGGTTGGGGCAGTCTTCAAGCCCCTGGTCAGTCGCTTTGTGGAGGCCAGCAAGGACCTGAAGGGCCCCGAGAACATAGCCCTTTACGGCGACATCCGGCAGCTGGTTACCTATGTCAAGGGCGCCCATGGCGGACCCTTCCGTCTGGTGGCCCTCAGCGGCATCCTGGCTGTGACCCCAAGGCCCCACAAGAAGGGACCGACCTCGCAGACCACGCGAGTAATCAG ACACATTCCCCAGGCCAATGTCCCGCAGAGTTCGCAGAACGACGACAATCGCTCCCAGCGTCGCCTGCTGCTAAAGAAGCGCAGCACCTCGTCCGCCTGCGCCGTG AGCCTGCTGGAGACGGAGGCGTGCGAGGAGCACTACAAGACCAGCCAATCACCGCTGAGCAACTTCCGGAGGCGCACAACCGGCGTAAGGCCCACGCTGACACCGCGACATAGCGAGAGAGCCCTGCTCTCCGATTCCACGTCCAGCTCCGAACGCAATTCGCTGGGACGGCTCAGCGGCTTGGTGCGCTGGTTCCGCGGCACGCCCAAGGAGGCATCGTCCATTGACCTGGAGATCGGGTCCCTCAACCCGGAGATCTCCTCCACATTCATGCGGCACGCCTCGCTAAAGATCCAGCGCGGCCGGTCGAGCGATGGCATTGGGCGGTCCATTCAGCGTGCCAAGCGACGCGTCGAGCGGCGGCTGAACCGTTTCGGTGGCATTGTGAAGGGCAAAAAGAAGGTTGGTGGCATCGAGGAAACGGCCGACTTCAGCCGGCGCAGCTCCTCGGACATGTGCGACGGGCCACGCGAATCGGAGGTTGTCATCCTCAAGGAACGGAAGCTGGTGCCCACAGAGCCGGTGCGGGTGGGCATGCTACGGCTCTCCTTCCTGCTGGAGACCTGTGCCCCTGGCTCCTTTCCGGATCCCCAACTGGTGGCTGCCGTTCTGGATCTG CCCCAAGCTCCTCTTGTGGCCCGGGCCACTTTTCTGCTGGAGTGCGCCCACTTCGTTCATTTGTGCAACAAGGGTCAGTGGCCCGCCTGGATGAAGCAGAACGTGGGCAGCTACCGGACCTCCGGGGCCAACATCAACATTAACCAGATGAAGCATCAGGTGAGCCAAACGAGCGCCAGACGCACTCACATCCTGCAACGAGCTGCCGGGAAGATGTTCCACCAGTGGGCGGAAATGGTGGGTGCCCGTCTGGAGGAGATCCTGTTCACCGAACGTCTGCAGTACGAGGCGGTAAATGCTAGCCTCACCGATCCCGAGAAGCAGCgcgagctgctgcagcaggacgaggaggaggatttCCTAGACGAGACATCGGTCAATCCGCATGGCAACGATTGCCCGCACTCCCTGAAGCTGATTGCCTGCGTCCTGCTCTTTGAGATCACCGCATTCTTGAGGGACACGTACCTGATGCTTCCCAAGACATCCAAGCTAATCCACCGGGACAAGCCGGCGCCGTGGGAGAAGGTTTACCGCGAAGCCAATCGTCGTTGGTCAATGGCCCTGAGTTCTATGGGTCATTCACAGACCTCGGCTCAGAGTCTGCAGTCGATAGCAGCGGGCAACGATGTTGCTGGTCAGTCAGAGCGAAAGATATCCTTTGTCCTCCACGAACCGGATAATGAGTCCGagaacagcagcaacacaacGCTGACAAAGGAGGGAGGCGAAGAGG CTCGTCGTCCCACAGCCTCTGCTGTTCGTCCATTCTTGTTAAGACGCGGCACTGCCACCACCACAGGCGGATCTTTCAAGCGTCGCTCTCTGAAGCTTCGTCGCAATACCAAGGACAGCAAGGATATAGAAACAGATT TTAACATGCAATCGCGACGAAAGGTTTCGTCTCTATCAGATCGCAGCGACACCTCGGAGCAGGGCATGATTAGTGGAGGCGAGGAGTCACCGGGAATCCTTAGTGACGATCAGCAACCAGAATCGCCCACTGACTCAAACGAAAACGATGACACGGCCAAGAATATGCCCTGGCTGAAGGCAGTCATCGACATGATGTCCAGCTACAACTACTACTGCACCCACAAAGGATACTGCCATCCTTTCTGCTATAAGCGTCACATGCGCTCCTGCACCCGGCTAGTTAAGGCCACACGGAAG GTCTATGGCGAGGAATTTGGGTTTACCTTCGATGCCGATCATCCCAATGTCGAGCCAACGGTAATCAGCTCCAGCAAACCCCACACTTCAAGATCCCGCTCCACGCGGAAAGTATCAGAGCAGAGCTCCACCCAGACTTCTCCTTCCAAGCGCAAGGATAGTTTGTCACGCAAGGATCG CATAAGTGATGACCCTGACCTGGAAATGGCTGAGAAACTGGCCAAAGCCTTCCGCCAGGAGAAGGAAAAGAAGCTGCAGGAGGAGCCACCAATTCTCAAGTTTATTCGCATCCATATTCGCAATCTGTTTCACTTTCCGCTGGCCACCTTGCTCAAGGGCGCCGTTGTGCTTACCGAGGAGATGGTCATCGAGGCTATGCCAGCTGCATGGGAGCTCCTGCTGGAGACGAACCATGATACGGCCACTTCCAGCGCCGCTGTCTTTTTGATGGGCTCCGTAAAGGCCCAAAACTTTGCCTTCGATATCATGCAGAGGGCCCTAAAGCACAAGGATCCGGACATAAGGATTGGGGCCATCCAGCGGTATTTGGTGCTCTGGAAGTGCCGCTTCCACGTCTGGCCGCGAATGGAGGAGAACGCCCACGACGTTACGTTTAAGGTGCCGCCAGGCGGCATTGAATTCACTCTACCCTCACCCAAGATTGGTATCGAAAGTCTTCCTGTGGTGGATCCGCCGTGGATGCCAGTTCAACAAACGAAGGACATGGACGTCACACTGAACCAAGATAGACAT CGATCCCTGGTCACCGCCACCAAGAGCCGTAAGATGCAACAGACGGAGGCCATCCGGAACGCTCTGCGCCAGCAGCGGGACAAGCAGAGGGCGGAGCGGCACAGCTTCCTTATTACCATGATACCCATTAGCCAGCAGGCCTCTCACGAGCCAGGTATGGAGAAGCTGGAGGACCACGAGATCGAAGAGGATCTGGACGGAACCCGCATGTCCTCGCACCTGCACCACTCCCACTCGCTGTTCCCCTCCGTGCTCTGCTCGTCCGTGATGCAGATCGTTGGCTGCCTGGATGACGCCGCCATCGGTTCAGACGGCAATGCGGTGTACGAGATCGCCTACCAGGTGATCTGGGTGTGTCTGGTCGAGGAGTCCGCTCTGTTCCTGCGCTACGTGTTCGAGCGTTTGACTCGCGACCGACAGGATCAAATGTTTAAGCTGCTGCGCCACCTCATCCGATTCGTGCCCCGTCTGCCGCAGCAGGCGGCCTTTGCTCTCTACAACTCGATCATTGGGTACATCATGTTCTATGTGAGATCTTCCAATGAGCTCAAACAAGAG CTTGTGGGGTCTGCCCTTTCGGTTCTGTGGATGGTGGTGCACTCAGTGCACGGCATCATGTTCAAGGACTTGAAACAGATCCTTCGAAAGGAGCAGTGCGATGCCTCCATCCTGCTAACGGCCAATGTGCCTGCAGCCAAGAAGATCGTGGTGCACGGACCGGCTGATGACGACTACAACATACCCTCGCAATTTCCCGTGCAGGAGGACACACTCTTCTGTCAGCTGCTGAAGGAGGCCCTGGATTACTATCCCATAGATGAGAAGAACACCAGTCACTACTGCCTGGTGGACTACAAGAGCA GTAAAATTCTCAATCCGAATTGGTACATTCGCGATCTGTACTTCTTCAAACGCTCCCAGTACCCGGAGGTGCGTCTCATGCTGATGCGTCCGGAAGAGTCCTTCCTGGCCCTGCAGAAGCAGGAGCTAACCAAGAAATTTGTCGAGATTGGAAAAGTTCATCTGACCTGGGCGATCCTCAAGAACGTCGACATGGTAGTGCAGCGGGTGGTGTTTCTGCACGAAGAGCTGATGAAGCTGCCCTCGTTTCCGCGCAAGGCTCTCGAAGTGGATCTGGATCTGCACCATGGCGGCGAGTACGGAAAGGTGCTGCTCGGGTTGGACGTCCTGCACAAGTTCATGTGGGTGCGACTGATCGCCCGCATGTTCGAGGCCATGGCTGGTAATTTCGCCTACTCCGCAGACATCCAACTCTTCCTGAACGTCCTTTCCGGCGCCTCCATTCTGCACGCCGAAGATTCCTGCATCATGCGCTATGTGATGGCCACCTTCATCAACGCCGCCTTCAACTTTAAGAACATCTTCTCCACGAACGGTTACTTTATGATTATGCCCACGCTGCTACAGGTCTACTCCCTGCATCAGACCAACAAGCTGATCACCACCACCATTGAGTACGCGGTCAAGCAGTTCTATCTGCTCAACCGGAAGCCCTTCATCCTGCAGATGTTCGGCTCCGTTTCCGCCATTCTGGACACCGACGAAGACGGCACCTATGGAGAGGCCCACAAGGTGCAGTCCAGCTGTCTCTTCAATCTCCTGCTAAGTTTGGAGGACCCCTCGCCGGATCCGCTAAACATTGCGGAATTGGTCAAGGAGCCAAAGCCTCTCAAGGCCATTGACTTTTGCTATcacgacgaggacgacgacgtgACCGTGCTGGACTGCATCACACTCTGCGTAATGGTGGTTTCCTACTCCGCGGAGAGCACCCGAGGATACCAGATGCTG ATTATTTTGGAGGCCATTCTGCCGTGCTACTTGCAGCAGATCCAATCGCCCAGCTACATTCCGCTGCAGGGAAAGTCCGAGCGCGACATTATCCTCCAGCTCGCAGTGGCAATTCGCACCATGGTGCACAACTGCGAGGGCCTGGCCAAGAGCTACAACGGACCGTATCGGAACAGTCCAGAGCACAAGGGCTCCTCGCAGCGCAACTGCAGTCGCGGCCCGCCCTGTTCGCCTGGCCTGGACTTTGAGGAGGAGTCACACCCCAAGTACTTGACGGATGCACGCACTAAGAACATGATGGACTctgccgaggattcggaaATGATTCGCACTGAGTACCGGAGACCCCGAGACGTACTGCTCTCCGTGGTGGCGGATTTCCTCACAAAATCCACGGCTCGACTGGCGGAGCTGGCCAAGAAGATGCCCAGTGACACCAAGCCAACCGAGGTCCTGGACGCTAAATGCCACATCCGCCTGGCGGATATTGCGCACTCGCTTCTGAAGGTGTCGCCTTACGACCCTGAGTCCATGGCGTGCCGGGGTTTGCAGCGCTATATGCAGGCTGTTCTGCCACGGGCAGAGTGGTCTAACGACACTCTTCGCAACGCCTTGGTCACCATTCTGCGGCGCATCGACAAGGTGTTCCTTAAGATTTCAAAAAAACCCTCAATTCGGCGCAACACCGACTGGGAGGCGGCCGCCGGCCTACTGAAGGGCATCCACGAGACAATAATCCGGCACTCATACGTCCTCCACTGGCAGCAAATGAAGGTCCTTATCAGCACTGTGCAAAATCTGATCGTCAATGAGCCCGGATCCGGCATTCCCGAGGGTGTCTCCAGCGCAGGGGCGGCCCTCATGTCTCAGAATCCACCGGCCTTTTTCTGCTCAGCCGTGGTGCGCCTGGTGGCCCTCCAAGTGGTCAGCCCCGTGGACTGCTTCTCCCTCGTCCACATTTGCGGGGGCAGCGCAGAGTTTGCCACGCAGGAAAAGGCCGAAGGCTTTCTAATGCATCTGATCATGCCGCTGTGTCTGAAGGTCTGCTCGGGACGCGGTGTATCCGACGTGGGTGAGCTCAAAATGACGGACGTGACCTTTTTGCTGACCGCCGTTCTCAACGCAATGAGCCCGCCGGCAGGTCGCACCGGTCAGGCTGTGTCGCAGATTAACCGTGTCACCGGGGACCTCCGTGCCGGGTCCCTCACTTTCACGGGCAGTCGGGACGCCAAGCGTCCGGCTCGCATCTCCGGTTCCCTCTATCAGGCCGCCTTTCTGGCCCTACGCATCGTTTGCATCTGCTTCGAGAATCGGCTGTCCAACGAGTGGCCACGCATCGTCCGGGTGATGAGGGATTTGGGCAGGCGGAATGAAGCTGCTCCAGACTTGTGGAGCTTCATGGAGTTTGTGGTCACCCACCGAACGCCCCTCTATATTGTCCTGCTGCCCTTCATTTTGCACAAG ATCTCGCAGCCACCCATTGGAGACCACGAACGGCACATGCAGTTCATCATCAGGGAGAGACTTCGCGGAACGCCGCCTCAGGGCGGAATCAAGTCGAAGGGAGCCCTGCTGCTGGAGTTGGCCCGGGAGCTGCGCGACCTGCGCGACGAGCTGGAGGAGAAGCGATACG TCTCCACAGATCGCGAGAGCTCCGAGCAGAAGAAGAGCGACACCCCGGCGGCAACCAGTGCGGCAGACGCTCACAAGTCGCAGCAAAGACCTTCACTCATATCTATATTCACAGGGACCACCACCGGCCAGGCCACCCACTCGCACGTCTCCGCCGTGCCGATCGACTCGCGCAGCGGATCGGGGGGCATCTGCACACCCAGCGACACGCTGTCGCAGCAGACGCTGCACCCGCCGCGGGAGTCGTTGTCGAGCAGCTCCACGGGCCGCGATCCGCACACGACGACCAGCGAGAGCCAGAGCGGCGAGGCGGACGCAGGCTCGGCGCCGACGCTGGTGGGGCCCACGCCTAGCGGATCGGGTCACGGCTCCGGCTCCGGTTGCGGCACCGCCTCTGCCGTGCCCTCGCACCTCTCGCACTCGCAGTCGCTCCAGCAGGCTCCCTTCAAGGCGCAGCCCCCGAAACTGCGCTTCGTCTCGTCCGTGGAGTTCCGGCACTCCTCCGGAGAGACCTCAACCACGCCGCTATCGCCGGAAAGTCCGGCCGAGGACAGCTCCGGGGATCACACCCGCTCACGTCTACAGCGCTCGAAGGCAGCCAGCCGGAAGACCTTCCGGCTAAAGCGCAGCCGTCTAACGCCCATGGAACCACCCAGCATT GTCACCTCGCACTCCCAGGAGGAGCAGCCACAGCCGCCCCAGCCCAAAACACTCGGCGAGATATCCTGGGACTCCGTTTCGCAGACATCCTCGACGTCGGGCTATCGGGATAACAACAGCTTGCAGACGGGCCTGCTCTCACCGGACGGATCCCTGGGAGGACTGACCCTGGGCCGGTCGCCCTCGCAGCACTCGCTCCTCATGGTGTTCGAGGGCCAGGACGAGGACACGCTCATTTAA